Proteins encoded by one window of Xanthomonas sp. DAR 80977:
- a CDS encoding ExbD/TolR family protein — translation MAFSSGNSGGPMADINVTPLVDVMLVLLIIFIITAPLMSHKVKVELPQANLKQDPDKDEKRANPITLAVKEDGSLYWNDEPISKEALESRFSTAAQQTPQPPLNLRGDRTTKMRTINEITKIAQGQGMLDVGFVATKEKGN, via the coding sequence ATGGCTTTCAGTAGTGGTAACAGCGGCGGCCCCATGGCCGACATCAACGTCACGCCCCTCGTGGACGTGATGCTGGTGCTGCTGATCATCTTCATCATCACGGCACCGCTGATGTCCCACAAGGTCAAGGTGGAGCTGCCCCAGGCCAACCTGAAGCAGGATCCGGATAAGGACGAAAAACGCGCCAATCCGATCACGCTGGCGGTCAAGGAAGACGGGTCGCTGTACTGGAACGACGAGCCGATCTCCAAGGAAGCCCTGGAGTCGCGCTTCTCCACCGCTGCCCAGCAGACCCCGCAGCCGCCGCTCAACCTGCGTGGCGACCGCACGACCAAGATGCGTACGATCAACGAGATCACCAAGATCGCGCAGGGTCAGGGCATGCTGGACGTCGGCTTCGTTGCGACCAAAGAGAAGGGGAACTGA